Proteins from a single region of Paraglaciecola sp. T6c:
- the rlmB gene encoding 23S rRNA (guanosine(2251)-2'-O)-methyltransferase RlmB, whose amino-acid sequence MAQHEWLYGIHALEAVIEREPERLIELFVLKGRDDKPINSIINHARKFGIAVQFCQRKTLDDKVNGEQHQGVVAKAKPGKQFNENDLDEIIKKSATPFLLILDGVTDPHNLGACLRTADAAGIDAIVVPKDNSVALTPVVRKVACGAADLIPLIQVTNLARTLREIKDAGVWVVGTAGEATQSIYDCKMQGPIALVMGAEGKGMRRLTREHCDELIKLPMAGSVSSLNVSVATGICLYEIVRQRTS is encoded by the coding sequence ATGGCTCAACATGAGTGGTTGTATGGTATTCATGCATTAGAAGCAGTGATAGAGCGTGAGCCAGAGCGTTTGATTGAGTTGTTTGTCCTTAAAGGTCGTGACGACAAACCGATTAATTCAATCATCAATCATGCGCGTAAGTTTGGTATTGCGGTGCAATTTTGCCAGCGCAAAACCTTAGACGATAAAGTCAATGGTGAACAGCACCAAGGTGTTGTAGCGAAAGCGAAGCCCGGTAAACAGTTTAACGAAAATGATTTAGACGAAATCATTAAAAAAAGCGCCACGCCTTTTTTGTTAATACTCGATGGTGTAACTGATCCTCATAATTTAGGTGCGTGTTTGCGTACCGCCGATGCAGCAGGTATTGACGCTATTGTGGTGCCCAAAGACAACTCGGTAGCATTAACGCCAGTGGTGAGGAAAGTCGCTTGCGGTGCAGCTGATTTGATCCCCCTTATACAGGTGACTAACCTGGCACGTACTTTACGAGAGATTAAAGATGCAGGCGTATGGGTGGTGGGTACTGCAGGTGAAGCAACCCAGAGTATATACGATTGTAAGATGCAAGGACCGATAGCGCTGGTGATGGGCGCCGAAGGCAAAGGAATGCGCAGGCTGACCCGAGAACATTGCGACGAGCTAATAAAGCTGCCCATGGCAGGTTCGGTTTCTAGCTTGAATGTATCGGTGGCGACCGGTATTTGCTTGTATGAAATTGTACGTCAGCGCACTAGCTAG
- a CDS encoding LysR substrate-binding domain-containing protein: MNKLPPLNALRYFLAAAETLSFKAAAEQMFVTQAAISQHIKTLEVFFGCQLFVRGHRHVSLTKAGERLLPDIATGFSFLDKGVGNLVMDPRPNILNLTVIESLSSRWLVPRLYLFQQEYPHINVRIQPTNRLLNFDQNELDLAIRFGIGDYPQLKSRKLAQDTIHLVCHPGLAKQIDTAQSVSRHPTLTEKSSDILPAWKSFYQLHRINPDVGRNALHVDDSSVTIIEAALAGQGIAMVRNSLIFEQLEKGQLVKLFNFSFKCHYAYYLVAPEAHFKREKIQCFSNWLEGMFSEIPQ; the protein is encoded by the coding sequence ATGAATAAACTCCCGCCCCTCAATGCGCTTCGTTATTTTTTAGCGGCTGCAGAAACATTGAGTTTTAAAGCAGCAGCGGAACAAATGTTTGTTACTCAAGCTGCTATCAGCCAGCACATTAAAACGCTAGAAGTCTTCTTCGGTTGTCAGCTGTTTGTAAGAGGTCACCGGCATGTGTCTTTAACAAAGGCGGGGGAAAGACTATTACCTGATATTGCCACAGGCTTCAGCTTTCTAGATAAAGGCGTAGGCAACTTGGTGATGGATCCAAGACCCAATATTTTAAACTTAACCGTGATTGAGTCGTTATCTTCTCGTTGGCTTGTACCGCGTTTGTATTTGTTCCAGCAAGAATATCCCCACATAAATGTAAGGATCCAGCCAACAAACCGTTTATTAAATTTTGACCAAAATGAATTAGATTTGGCGATACGATTTGGCATCGGCGATTACCCTCAGTTAAAAAGCAGAAAGTTGGCTCAGGATACTATTCACCTAGTTTGTCATCCTGGGTTAGCTAAACAGATTGACACTGCTCAGTCTGTTTCCCGTCATCCCACTTTAACCGAGAAAAGCAGCGATATTTTGCCCGCCTGGAAATCTTTCTATCAACTGCATCGGATAAACCCAGACGTGGGGCGCAATGCTCTACATGTAGATGATTCCAGTGTCACTATTATTGAAGCGGCGCTAGCGGGGCAGGGCATAGCAATGGTGCGTAATAGCCTGATATTCGAACAGTTAGAAAAAGGGCAATTGGTGAAACTGTTCAATTTTAGTTTCAAGTGTCATTACGCATATTATTTGGTGGCGCCTGAAGCGCATTTTAAGCGCGAAAAGATTCAGTGTTTTTCGAATTGGCTGGAGGGAATGTTTAGCGAAATCCCACAATGA
- a CDS encoding AMP-binding protein, with translation MSLKTPLEMMYHWEDTTPQKVYLKQPINGAVISYTWVQTADKVRRAAAGLIALNLPAGSHIAVLSKNCAEWFIADLAIMLAGHISVPIYSTAGEKTIQYVLNHAACPVIFVGKLDDTAEQVAAIPEGVTKLAFSYPGIEADKDWDSLMANEPYLERPVPDMSSTMTIIYTSGSTGNPKGVVHTYNSISWAASNSRNELSVGDEDRILSYLPLAHITERVLVEMASFYANTQIGFIESLDTFNRDICHLRPTLFISVPRLWTRFQMGVLANMPQKKLDFLLKIPFVGNIVASKIRTKLGLDKARMCASGSAPISPATLKWFLKVGVKISEGWGMTENSAYGTCCVPFREDKIGSIGRAYEGVDIRIGEEGEIQVKGPCNMQEYYLEPEKTAETFTEDGYLRTGDKGAIDSDGYIKITGRLKEIFKTAKGKYIAPVPIEALIMGNSSVEQVCVTGSQLKQPIALVVLSEDATKQDKDKVEKSLLATLESVNAGLESHAVLDRLVIMKDDWTVENGLLTPTLKIKRHLLEEKYDGLINAPEREKLIYQK, from the coding sequence ATGTCGTTAAAGACGCCCTTAGAAATGATGTACCACTGGGAAGATACAACGCCGCAGAAGGTATATTTGAAGCAACCGATTAACGGTGCTGTTATTAGTTATACATGGGTACAGACGGCAGACAAAGTACGCCGCGCGGCAGCTGGATTAATTGCGCTGAACTTACCAGCGGGTAGCCACATTGCCGTATTATCTAAGAACTGTGCTGAATGGTTCATTGCTGACTTAGCTATTATGTTGGCCGGTCATATATCCGTACCAATTTATTCAACAGCCGGCGAGAAAACGATTCAATATGTATTAAATCACGCAGCATGTCCTGTTATTTTTGTGGGCAAGTTAGATGATACTGCTGAGCAAGTAGCAGCGATCCCTGAGGGCGTTACTAAGCTAGCATTTTCTTATCCTGGTATTGAAGCCGATAAGGATTGGGATTCATTGATGGCAAATGAGCCCTATTTAGAGCGCCCAGTACCCGATATGAGCAGCACTATGACGATTATCTATACGTCGGGCAGCACGGGTAACCCTAAAGGTGTAGTGCATACCTATAATTCGATTAGTTGGGCTGCGAGCAATTCAAGAAATGAATTAAGCGTTGGCGATGAAGACCGTATATTGAGTTACTTGCCATTGGCGCATATCACCGAGCGCGTTTTGGTGGAAATGGCTAGTTTCTACGCAAACACTCAAATTGGTTTTATAGAGTCGCTTGATACATTCAATCGCGATATTTGCCACCTAAGGCCTACGTTATTTATTTCTGTTCCGCGTCTTTGGACTCGTTTTCAAATGGGGGTTTTAGCAAACATGCCCCAAAAGAAACTCGATTTTCTGCTGAAAATACCGTTTGTCGGCAATATAGTCGCGAGTAAGATTAGAACTAAACTTGGCTTAGATAAGGCTCGTATGTGCGCCAGTGGATCCGCTCCTATTTCGCCAGCCACCCTTAAATGGTTTTTGAAAGTAGGCGTTAAAATATCTGAAGGATGGGGAATGACAGAAAACAGTGCTTACGGTACCTGTTGTGTTCCATTTAGAGAGGACAAAATTGGTAGTATTGGCCGCGCTTATGAAGGTGTCGATATTAGAATTGGCGAAGAGGGCGAGATACAAGTTAAAGGGCCTTGTAATATGCAGGAATATTATCTGGAGCCTGAAAAAACCGCTGAAACCTTTACCGAAGACGGATACTTGCGCACAGGTGATAAGGGCGCAATCGATAGCGATGGCTATATTAAAATTACCGGGCGCTTAAAAGAGATATTTAAAACAGCCAAGGGTAAGTATATCGCGCCAGTACCGATTGAAGCTCTCATTATGGGCAACTCTTCTGTAGAGCAAGTCTGTGTCACCGGCTCGCAATTAAAACAGCCTATTGCGTTAGTCGTATTATCAGAAGATGCCACCAAACAAGACAAAGACAAAGTAGAAAAGAGCCTGTTAGCAACCTTGGAATCGGTTAACGCTGGTTTAGAAAGTCACGCAGTACTCGACCGTTTAGTGATCATGAAAGATGATTGGACTGTAGAGAACGGACTACTAACCCCTACGCTAAAGATAAAGCGCCATTTACTGGAAGAAAAATACGATGGACTAATTAACGCTCCCGAGAGAGAAAAGTTAATTTATCAAAAATAG
- the rplN gene encoding 50S ribosomal protein L14 translates to MIQMQTNLDVADNSGARRVQCIKVLGGSHRRYAHIGDIIKVTVKEAIPRGKVKKGDVLTAVVVRTRKGVRRSDGSSIRFDNNAAVLLNANKQPIGTRIFGPVTRELRVNNMKIVSLAPEVL, encoded by the coding sequence ATGATCCAAATGCAAACTAACCTGGATGTAGCCGATAACTCGGGTGCTCGCAGGGTTCAGTGTATTAAGGTTCTTGGTGGCTCGCATCGCCGTTATGCACATATTGGCGACATCATTAAAGTTACCGTTAAAGAAGCAATTCCTCGCGGTAAAGTAAAAAAAGGTGATGTGCTAACTGCAGTGGTGGTGCGTACTAGAAAAGGCGTTCGTCGTTCTGATGGATCTTCGATCCGTTTCGATAACAACGCAGCTGTTTTGCTTAACGCAAACAAGCAACCAATTGGTACGCGTATCTTTGGCCCGGTCACTCGTGAGCTTCGTGTTAATAACATGAAAATCGTCTCACTGGCCCCTGAGGTACTATAA
- the rplX gene encoding 50S ribosomal protein L24, which produces MARKIRRDDEIIVLAGKDKGKLGKVLKVLPAADRLIVEGVNLVKKHQKPNPQLGVTGGVIEKEASIHVSNVAIVNPKTGKADRIGFRFEDDKKVRFFKSDGELV; this is translated from the coding sequence ATGGCTAGAAAAATTCGTCGTGATGATGAAATCATCGTTTTGGCAGGTAAAGACAAAGGAAAACTAGGCAAAGTGCTTAAAGTTCTTCCAGCGGCTGACCGCTTAATCGTTGAAGGTGTGAACTTGGTGAAGAAGCATCAGAAACCTAACCCTCAATTGGGTGTTACTGGTGGCGTTATTGAGAAAGAAGCATCAATTCACGTGTCAAATGTAGCGATTGTTAACCCTAAAACGGGTAAAGCAGATCGCATAGGTTTCCGTTTTGAAGACGACAAAAAAGTTCGTTTCTTCAAATCTGACGGTGAACTGGTTTAA
- the rplE gene encoding 50S ribosomal protein L5, with translation MAKLHDFYKETVVAELAKQFNYKSVMQVPRIEKITLNMGLGEAVADKKVLENATADMQAIAGQKPVVTVARKSVAGFKIREGYPIGCKVTLRGERMWEFFERLVSIAIPRIRDFRGLNPKSFDGRGNYSMGVREQIIFPEIDFDKVDKIRGMDITITTSAETDAEAHALLSAFSFPFKK, from the coding sequence ATGGCGAAACTGCATGATTTCTATAAAGAAACAGTAGTAGCGGAACTTGCGAAGCAGTTCAACTACAAAAGCGTCATGCAAGTCCCTCGGATTGAGAAAATCACTCTAAACATGGGTTTAGGTGAAGCGGTAGCAGACAAGAAGGTGTTGGAAAACGCAACTGCTGACATGCAAGCAATTGCTGGTCAGAAACCTGTTGTAACTGTTGCTCGCAAATCTGTAGCGGGTTTTAAAATCCGTGAAGGTTATCCGATTGGCTGTAAAGTAACCCTACGTGGTGAGCGTATGTGGGAATTCTTTGAACGTTTAGTATCAATAGCAATTCCTCGTATCCGTGACTTCCGTGGCTTGAATCCTAAGTCGTTTGACGGCCGTGGAAACTATAGCATGGGTGTTCGTGAGCAAATTATCTTCCCAGAAATCGATTTCGATAAGGTAGATAAAATTCGCGGTATGGATATTACTATCACGACTAGCGCTGAAACCGATGCGGAAGCACATGCACTTCTTAGTGCGTTTAGTTTCCCATTTAAAAAGTAA
- the rpsN gene encoding 30S ribosomal protein S14, translated as MAKESMKAREVKRAKLVAKFATKRAELKATISNVNSSDEERWDAVLKLQQLPRDSARTRQQNRCRITGRPHGFLRKFGLSRIKLREAAMRGEVPGLKKASW; from the coding sequence ATGGCAAAAGAATCAATGAAAGCGCGCGAAGTTAAACGCGCCAAGCTAGTTGCTAAGTTCGCTACTAAACGAGCTGAACTTAAAGCAACTATCAGCAACGTCAACTCTTCTGACGAAGAACGTTGGGACGCTGTTCTTAAGCTACAACAACTTCCACGTGATTCAGCTCGTACGCGTCAACAAAATCGTTGTCGTATTACTGGCCGTCCACATGGTTTCCTACGCAAGTTTGGTCTTAGCCGTATTAAGTTGCGTGAAGCAGCTATGCGCGGCGAAGTACCTGGCCTTAAAAAAGCCAGCTGGTAA
- the rpsH gene encoding 30S ribosomal protein S8, with product MSMQDPIADMFTRVRNGQMASKVSVSMPSSKLRVAIAAVLKEEGYVSDFAVSGDVKPVLEVTLKYFEGKKVIESIERVSRPGLRIYKKKDELPKVLGGLGVAIVSTSKGVMTDRAARKAGMGGEIIGYVA from the coding sequence ATGAGTATGCAAGATCCTATCGCGGACATGTTTACACGTGTTCGTAACGGTCAGATGGCTAGCAAAGTTTCTGTATCAATGCCTTCATCTAAGCTACGTGTTGCAATTGCAGCCGTACTTAAAGAAGAAGGTTATGTTTCAGACTTCGCAGTTTCTGGTGACGTTAAACCTGTTTTAGAAGTGACGCTTAAGTACTTCGAAGGCAAGAAAGTAATTGAAAGCATTGAGCGCGTAAGTCGCCCTGGTCTTCGCATCTATAAGAAAAAAGATGAGTTGCCAAAAGTATTGGGTGGTTTAGGTGTTGCTATCGTTTCTACCTCTAAAGGTGTGATGACTGACCGTGCCGCGCGTAAAGCGGGTATGGGTGGTGAGATCATCGGCTACGTAGCGTAA
- the rplF gene encoding 50S ribosomal protein L6, protein MSRIAKAPVDVLSGVEVTIAGQEVTVKGKNGTLSRVFNDAVEVVQEENQLKASPREGVANGWAQAGTARSLLDAMVIGVSQGFEKKLQLNGVGYRAAAQGKKLNLTLGFSHPVAYEMPEGISVETPSQTEIVVKGADKQLVGQVAANIRGYRPPEPYKGKGVRYADEVVRRKEAKKK, encoded by the coding sequence ATGTCACGTATAGCAAAAGCTCCTGTAGACGTTTTATCTGGCGTAGAAGTTACTATCGCTGGGCAAGAAGTCACAGTAAAAGGTAAAAACGGTACATTAAGCCGTGTATTCAACGATGCAGTTGAAGTTGTTCAAGAAGAGAACCAACTTAAAGCCTCACCTCGTGAAGGTGTTGCCAATGGTTGGGCTCAAGCTGGTACAGCTCGCTCATTGTTAGATGCAATGGTAATTGGTGTATCTCAAGGTTTTGAGAAAAAACTTCAGTTGAATGGTGTTGGTTATCGTGCGGCAGCGCAGGGTAAAAAACTAAATCTAACGCTTGGTTTCTCACACCCTGTAGCATACGAAATGCCCGAAGGTATTTCGGTTGAAACTCCTAGTCAAACTGAAATCGTCGTTAAAGGCGCCGATAAGCAGTTGGTAGGTCAGGTTGCAGCTAACATCCGTGGATACCGTCCGCCAGAGCCTTATAAAGGTAAAGGTGTTCGTTACGCTGATGAAGTTGTGCGTCGTAAAGAAGCTAAGAAAAAGTAG
- the rplR gene encoding 50S ribosomal protein L18, whose product MDKKSARLRRATRARKKISELAAHRLVINRTPRHIYAQLIAPCGSQVLAAASTVEADLRTTVKSTGNAEAAVAVGKAIAERAIEKGIKTVAFDRSGFKYHGRVKALADAAREAGLQF is encoded by the coding sequence ATGGATAAGAAATCAGCTCGCTTGCGTCGCGCTACACGTGCACGCAAAAAAATTAGTGAACTGGCCGCGCATCGCTTGGTTATTAACCGCACACCACGCCATATATATGCCCAGTTAATCGCTCCTTGCGGTTCACAGGTTTTGGCGGCGGCTTCTACTGTTGAAGCAGATCTTCGCACTACCGTTAAGTCAACGGGTAATGCAGAAGCTGCTGTAGCAGTTGGTAAAGCGATTGCAGAACGAGCTATCGAGAAAGGCATTAAGACTGTCGCTTTCGATCGCAGCGGTTTTAAGTATCACGGTCGAGTTAAGGCATTGGCTGATGCTGCTCGTGAAGCAGGTCTTCAGTTCTAG
- the rpsE gene encoding 30S ribosomal protein S5, protein MAKVEVQQQGDLLEKLIAVNRVSKVVKGGRIFSFTALTVVGDGNGRVGFGYGKAREVPAAIQKAMEKARRNLVDVDLNGNTLQHPIKGRHSGSKVYMQPASEGTGIIAGGAMRAVLEVAGVQNVLSKCYGSTNPINVVRATINALTEMTSPDQVAAKRGLSVTQILG, encoded by the coding sequence ATGGCTAAAGTAGAAGTTCAACAACAGGGTGACCTGTTAGAAAAACTAATTGCTGTAAACCGTGTATCTAAAGTAGTTAAAGGTGGTCGTATCTTTAGCTTTACTGCTTTGACAGTAGTAGGTGACGGGAATGGTCGTGTTGGTTTTGGTTACGGTAAAGCACGTGAAGTGCCTGCTGCAATTCAAAAAGCTATGGAAAAAGCGCGCCGCAATCTTGTGGACGTGGATCTAAATGGCAACACGCTACAGCATCCAATTAAAGGTCGTCATTCAGGCTCAAAAGTCTACATGCAACCTGCATCAGAAGGTACTGGTATTATTGCCGGTGGTGCAATGCGTGCGGTACTTGAAGTCGCTGGCGTTCAAAACGTACTTTCAAAATGTTACGGATCTACCAATCCAATTAACGTTGTGCGTGCAACTATCAATGCGTTGACAGAAATGACTTCGCCTGATCAAGTTGCTGCTAAACGTGGATTGTCTGTAACGCAGATTTTGGGGTAA
- the rpmD gene encoding 50S ribosomal protein L30, protein MAKMIKVKQTKSAIGRLPKHKATLTGLGLRRIGHVRELEDTPSVRGMINRVFYMVEVVEE, encoded by the coding sequence ATGGCTAAGATGATAAAAGTTAAGCAAACCAAAAGCGCTATCGGTCGCCTTCCAAAGCATAAGGCAACTCTTACGGGTCTAGGTTTACGTCGCATCGGTCATGTTCGTGAACTCGAAGATACCCCTTCTGTTCGTGGCATGATCAACCGTGTATTTTACATGGTTGAAGTAGTGGAGGAGTAA
- the rplO gene encoding 50S ribosomal protein L15, with product MHLNTLAPAPGAKKSSKRVGRGMGSGLGKTGGRGHKGQKSRSGGSVKPGFEGGQMPIQRRLPKFGFTSRKSLVSDQVTLSEIAKVEGEVVSLETLKAAGLVKKEMLFVKVLKSGEISRAVTINGLKVTKGAREAIEAAGGKVEE from the coding sequence ATGCATTTAAATACTCTTGCTCCTGCACCAGGAGCAAAAAAATCTAGTAAGCGCGTTGGACGCGGTATGGGTTCAGGTCTTGGAAAAACTGGTGGCCGTGGTCACAAAGGTCAAAAGTCTCGCTCTGGCGGTTCTGTAAAGCCTGGTTTTGAAGGCGGACAAATGCCAATTCAGCGTCGTCTACCTAAGTTCGGTTTCACATCACGTAAATCTTTGGTTTCTGACCAAGTGACGTTGAGTGAAATTGCAAAGGTAGAGGGTGAAGTGGTTTCACTTGAAACTTTAAAAGCAGCAGGTCTTGTTAAGAAAGAAATGCTGTTTGTTAAAGTGCTTAAGAGCGGTGAAATTTCACGAGCTGTTACTATCAATGGTTTGAAGGTTACAAAAGGCGCGCGCGAAGCAATCGAAGCGGCCGGCGGTAAGGTAGAGGAATAA
- the secY gene encoding preprotein translocase subunit SecY: protein MAKPGSNSSAKGGLSELKSRLLFVLGAIIVFRLGSYVPIPGIDAAVLAELFDQQKGTIVEMFNMFSGGALERASVLALGIMPYITASIIIQLLTVMHPPMMELKKEGEAGRRKISQYTRYFTLVLATFQAIGIATNLPNLISGLVINPGFGFYFTAVVSLVTGTMFLMWLGEQITERGIGNGISILIFAGIVSGLPTAIGQTAEQARQGDLNLLFLLLIGVIIIAITYFVVFVERGQRRIVVNYAKRQQGRKVFAAQSTHLPLKVNMAGVIPPIFASSIILFPGTIANWFGQNESFSWLQEVALMLSPGQPLYVMFYAAAIIFFCFFYTALVFNPRETADNLKKSGAFVPGIRPGEQTSRYVDKVMTRLTLAGALYITFICLVPEFMLIAWNVPFYFGGTSLLIMVVVIMDFMAQVQTHLMSHQYESVLKKANLKGYGR, encoded by the coding sequence ATGGCTAAACCAGGATCAAATTCAAGCGCAAAAGGCGGCTTGAGTGAGCTTAAGTCAAGATTGTTGTTCGTACTTGGTGCGATAATTGTGTTTAGGCTTGGCTCATATGTGCCTATTCCTGGTATCGATGCCGCGGTGTTGGCTGAATTATTCGACCAGCAAAAGGGTACCATTGTAGAAATGTTTAACATGTTCTCTGGTGGTGCTCTTGAGCGTGCCTCGGTTCTTGCCCTGGGTATAATGCCATACATTACAGCTTCCATTATCATTCAGTTGCTTACTGTTATGCATCCACCGATGATGGAACTTAAAAAAGAAGGCGAAGCAGGACGTCGTAAAATTAGTCAATACACACGTTATTTCACGTTAGTGTTGGCTACATTCCAAGCAATTGGGATAGCGACAAATCTACCTAATCTGATTTCAGGTTTGGTGATTAATCCGGGGTTCGGTTTTTACTTCACAGCTGTTGTGAGTTTGGTCACCGGTACCATGTTTTTAATGTGGTTAGGTGAGCAAATTACAGAGAGAGGTATCGGTAACGGTATTTCTATATTGATTTTCGCGGGTATCGTGTCAGGTTTGCCGACGGCCATAGGTCAAACGGCAGAGCAAGCACGACAAGGTGATTTGAACCTACTGTTCTTGTTACTTATTGGCGTAATAATAATTGCTATCACGTATTTTGTTGTGTTCGTAGAGCGTGGCCAACGTCGTATCGTCGTTAACTATGCAAAGCGTCAGCAGGGCCGTAAGGTCTTTGCAGCACAAAGCACGCATTTACCGTTAAAAGTAAATATGGCAGGTGTTATTCCTCCGATTTTCGCGTCAAGCATCATTCTGTTCCCTGGAACCATTGCAAATTGGTTTGGTCAGAATGAGTCATTCTCTTGGTTACAAGAAGTGGCATTGATGTTGTCTCCTGGACAGCCTCTGTATGTGATGTTTTACGCTGCTGCGATCATCTTCTTTTGTTTCTTCTATACTGCGTTGGTTTTTAACCCTCGCGAAACAGCGGACAATTTGAAGAAGTCTGGTGCGTTCGTTCCTGGGATTCGTCCTGGTGAGCAGACCTCACGATACGTTGATAAGGTAATGACTCGCTTAACCCTAGCTGGCGCGCTTTATATAACCTTTATTTGTTTGGTGCCTGAATTCATGTTGATAGCTTGGAACGTACCGTTTTACTTCGGTGGGACCTCTCTACTTATTATGGTAGTGGTTATCATGGATTTCATGGCGCAAGTGCAGACCCATTTGATGTCTCATCAATATGAGTCTGTTCTTAAGAAAGCTAACCTTAAGGGCTACGGCCGTTAA
- the rpmJ gene encoding 50S ribosomal protein L36, with amino-acid sequence MKVRASVKRICRNCKVIKRNGVVRVICSSDPKHKQRQG; translated from the coding sequence ATGAAAGTTCGTGCATCCGTCAAGCGGATTTGCCGTAACTGTAAAGTCATTAAGCGCAACGGTGTTGTGCGTGTGATTTGCAGTTCTGACCCTAAGCATAAGCAAAGGCAAGGTTAA
- the rpsM gene encoding 30S ribosomal protein S13, with amino-acid sequence MARIAGINIPEHKHTVIALTAIFGVGSTRAQSICEAAGVAETTKIKDLDEAQIDKLRDEVAKFTVEGDLRREVSMSIKRLMDLGCFRGIRHRRSLPLRGQRTKTNARTRKGPRKAIKK; translated from the coding sequence ATGGCCCGTATCGCTGGCATTAACATCCCTGAGCACAAGCACACTGTAATCGCGCTAACCGCGATCTTCGGTGTAGGCTCTACACGTGCACAAAGCATTTGTGAAGCTGCTGGTGTTGCAGAGACAACCAAGATCAAAGATCTTGATGAAGCACAAATTGATAAATTGCGTGACGAAGTTGCGAAATTCACTGTCGAAGGTGACCTTCGTCGTGAAGTATCAATGAGTATTAAACGTTTGATGGACCTAGGTTGCTTCCGTGGTATTCGCCACCGTCGTAGTCTTCCTCTACGTGGTCAGCGCACTAAAACTAATGCGCGTACCCGTAAAGGTCCTCGCAAAGCAATTAAAAAGTAA
- the rpsK gene encoding 30S ribosomal protein S11, with amino-acid sequence MAKAPTKSTRKRAKRQVADGMAHIHASFNNTIVTITDRQGNALSWATSGGSGFRGSRKSTPFAAQVAAERAGTAAQDYGLKNLEVFVKGPGPGRESAIRALNAAGYKITNITDVTPIPHNGCRPPKKRRV; translated from the coding sequence ATGGCTAAAGCTCCTACTAAAAGCACGCGTAAGCGCGCAAAACGTCAAGTTGCTGACGGTATGGCTCATATCCATGCCTCTTTCAACAACACAATAGTGACAATTACAGATCGTCAAGGCAACGCTTTGTCTTGGGCTACATCTGGTGGTTCTGGTTTCCGTGGTTCACGTAAATCTACCCCTTTTGCTGCTCAGGTAGCTGCTGAACGTGCTGGTACAGCCGCTCAGGATTACGGTTTGAAAAATCTAGAAGTATTCGTTAAAGGTCCAGGTCCAGGTCGTGAATCTGCTATCCGTGCTTTGAATGCTGCTGGTTATAAAATCACTAATATTACCGATGTGACGCCTATTCCTCACAACGGTTGTCGTCCACCGAAAAAACGTCGCGTTTAA
- the rpsD gene encoding 30S ribosomal protein S4, which produces MARYLGPKLKLSRREGTDLFLKSGVRAIESKCKIDNAPGQHGARRGRLSDYGVQLREKQKVRRMYGVLEKQFRNYYKEAARLKGNTGENLLQLLEQRLDNVVYRIGFASTRSEARQLVSHKAILVNGQVVNVPSFNVSADDVVSVREKAKKQARIVSALELAEQREKPTWIEVDSKKMEGTFKRVPERTDLSAEINEQLIVELYSK; this is translated from the coding sequence ATGGCAAGATATTTGGGTCCAAAACTCAAACTTAGCCGCCGCGAAGGAACAGACTTGTTCCTGAAAAGTGGCGTTCGAGCAATCGAATCAAAATGTAAAATTGATAACGCACCTGGTCAACACGGCGCACGTCGTGGACGTTTGTCTGACTACGGTGTTCAATTACGTGAAAAGCAAAAAGTTCGTCGTATGTACGGTGTTCTTGAAAAGCAATTCCGTAACTACTATAAAGAAGCGGCACGCTTAAAAGGCAATACAGGTGAAAACTTGTTGCAACTTTTAGAGCAACGTTTAGACAATGTTGTTTACCGCATTGGTTTTGCTAGCACTCGTTCTGAAGCGCGTCAACTAGTTAGCCACAAAGCAATTTTGGTTAACGGTCAAGTTGTTAACGTTCCTTCTTTTAATGTTTCTGCTGATGATGTTGTATCTGTACGTGAAAAAGCTAAAAAACAAGCTCGTATTGTTTCTGCTTTAGAGCTTGCTGAGCAACGTGAGAAACCAACTTGGATTGAAGTGGACAGCAAAAAGATGGAAGGCACATTTAAACGTGTTCCTGAAAGAACTGATTTGTCTGCTGAAATAAACGAACAGTTGATTGTCGAACTTTACTCTAAGTAA